From a region of the Streptomyces sp. NBC_00193 genome:
- a CDS encoding putative quinol monooxygenase: protein MTDETTATTGATGAGVITAIARLQARPGLEAEVRAQALSLVAPTRAEAGNISYRAYEDPSAPGAWVILEEWADGASWEAHLASPHLAGALARTAALLAEAPVLRVFPPALPS from the coding sequence ATGACCGACGAGACCACGGCCACCACCGGCGCCACGGGCGCCGGCGTCATCACGGCGATCGCCCGCCTCCAGGCCCGGCCGGGTCTGGAGGCGGAGGTCCGCGCACAGGCCCTGTCCCTGGTCGCGCCGACCCGGGCCGAAGCGGGCAACATCTCCTACCGCGCGTACGAGGACCCGAGCGCTCCGGGCGCCTGGGTCATCCTGGAGGAGTGGGCGGACGGCGCCTCCTGGGAAGCCCACCTGGCCTCCCCGCACCTGGCGGGAGCCCTCGCGCGCACGGCGGCGCTGCTGGCCGAGGCGCCGGTGCTGCGGGTGTTTCCCCCGGCGCTCCCCTCCTAG